The Zerene cesonia ecotype Mississippi chromosome 14, Zerene_cesonia_1.1, whole genome shotgun sequence genome window below encodes:
- the LOC119831644 gene encoding elastin-like: MSRLTILFVFAVAYEVLGEAATKEKPAADSHTAQTGYISPVIVSAPIHGGYGAGLGGAGLGGYGGAGLGGAGLGLGAGSAAPLNNAGAVSAAQLSAIQNAQAVQAAQIGNAAAAGIQSARVTEVAARAGQANAIQNAQALDAARIANVQRAQAAALENARAAEAARRAAAASALELSRAIEAERVANAARVQAVAIANTRALEAARIANAARSQAAAVAASAAQAQAVADSVARNAQDGALLLGSGGLGGYGGAGAVVAAAPAVVAAAPAIGYGGYAGNGGYAGHGGYAGHGGYGYHGYGH, from the exons ATGTCTCGACTTACG ATTCTCTTTGTCTTCGCAGTGGCGTATGAAGTACTCGGAGAAG CTGCGACGAAAGAGAAGCCTGCTGCGGACTCACATACTGCCCAAACCGGTTACATTTCCCCAGTGATCGTATCAGCTCCCATCCACGGAGGCTACGGAGCCGGTCTCGGAGGGGCTGGTCTCGGCGGCTACGGCGGAGCTGGGCTAGGAGGCGCTGGCCTTGGATTAGGTGCCGGTTCGGCCGCACCACTCAACAATGCCGGCGCAGTCAGTGCCGCACAATTAAGCGCCATTCAAAACGCCCAGGCCGTCCAAGCCGCCCAGATCGGAAACGCAGCCGCCGCCGGAATCCAGAGCGCCCGTGTCACAGAAGTCGCCGCGAGAGCCGGACAAGCCAACGCCATCCAGAACGCCCAAGCCTTGGACGCCGCCCGCATCGCCAACGTACAAAGAGCACAGGCTGCCGCTTTAGAAAACGCCAGAGCCGCTGAAGCTGCGAGACGTGCTGCCGCCGCCAGCGCCTTGGAACTCTCCCGTGCCATCGAAGCTGAACGTGTCGCCAACGCTGCCCGCGTCCAGGCCGTAGCGATCGCCAACACCCGTGCTCTCGAAGCTGCTCGTATCGCCAACGCTGCCAGGTCTCAAGCCGCTGCCGTCGCTGCCAGCGCTGCCCAAGCGCAAGCCGTCGCCGACTCAGTAGCCAGGAACGCTCAAGACGGTGCTCTCCTTTTGGGAAGCGGTGGTCTCGGCGGATACGGCGGTGCTGGCGCTGTGGTGGCTGCCGCTCCCGCTGTCGTGGCTGCCGCTCCCGCCATCGGCTATGGTGGCTACGCCGGTAACGGTGGTTACGCCGGTCACGGTGGCTACGCCGGTCACGGTGGCTACGGATACCACGGCTACGGTCACTAA
- the LOC119831737 gene encoding glycine-rich protein 5-like, whose protein sequence is MAKFMIVALALVAVAVAHPGYGGGGHGSHGGYDSGFGGGQGGFGGGHGSGNQGGFGGGHGGGSHGGFDGGHGGVGGGQGGFGGGHGGQGGFGSHDGFGGSHGGQGGFGSHDGFGGSHGGQGGFGSHDGFGGSQGGFGGHGHGHGHGGHY, encoded by the exons atggctAAATTTATG attGTTGCCTTAGCATTAGTTGCGGTTGCTGTAGCTCATCcag GATACGGTGGTGGTGGTCACGGTAGTCACGGTGGATATGACAGTGGATTCGGCGGTGGACAAGGTGGATTCGGTGGTGGTCACGGAAGTGGCAACCAAGGAGGTTTTGGCGGTGGTCACGGAGGCGGCAGTCATGGAGGTTTCGACGGTGGTCACGGAGGAGTAGGCGGAGGCCAAGGAGGTTTCGGCGGTGGCCACGGAGGCCAGGGAGGTTTCGGCAGTCATGATGGATTTGGTGGAAGCCATGGTGGCCAGGGAGGTTTCGGCAGCCATGATGGATTTGGAGGTAGCCATGGTGGCCAGGGAGGTTTTGGCAGCCATGATGGTTTTGGCGGTAGCCAAGGAGGATTCGGCGGCCACGGCCACGGACACGGACATGGCGGACATTATTAA